In the genome of Streptacidiphilus rugosus AM-16, the window CATGGACGCGGACTGCACCTACTGCCCCGGCTCGACGCTCTACGCCGCGCTCCCTGGGATCCGCCAGGACGCGTTCCGCATCCAGCAGTCGAGCGACCATCCCGTCATCGGGTACACCCCCCCGGTGCAGGTCAAGCCCTCGCCGCCGACTGCGCCCACACCCCTCCCGCGTGCGGGTGATTCACCGCCTGGGCGGTGAACGGTGTCTCGGCGCCGGAAACGCATACACATCATCCGATGCGCCGTACTGCGCTCGCGCGCCACGAGGATTCACCATGACGAACCACGACGCCGACATCCCCCCGACGCATGCGGGGCGTCCGACGCCGCCGGAACCGATCCTGCGACAGGCGCCACGGCGCCACGGCGCCACGGCGCCGCCGCCGCGACGACGTGGCCGCCGCCGAATGCTGCCGTGGAAGCACCCGAGGGACCTGACGCGCACTCAGCGCCACCGGCGCCGGATCGTCACCCGCGGTCTCCTGGCGACAGGCCTGGCCTGCGCGGGCTGGCTCGGCTGGTCGATCGGCCAGGCGCTGACCTACCCGGGCCGCGACGGTGTCGAGGCCCGTCTCGCCGAGTGGGGCCGGGACCACCACCTCGGCCTGGCTGTTAATCAGCTGGAGGACTGGCAGTACGCGCTGAACCCGCCCAGGGTAGGCGGCTCGCTCACGGCCGCCGAACTGGCCCGGATGAGGGCGACGCAGGAAGCCGCACCCCAGGGCGGGGCCGTACCGCTGCGCGTCCCGATGCCGACCAGTATCACCCCCCGTCTTCCGGGGGAGGGCGTCTGGCGAGCCCTGGTCACCTCCCACGGCCTGCCGCTGGTCCAGGGGACCTACGTCCGCCCCGACGCCGAGCACTCCTCCTACGAGGCCGCCATCGCGTGGATCAGCGCCTCCCACGCAAGGTTCTTCCTCCACCCGGGCTTCCGCGAGCCGGGCGGCTCCTTCTCTGTGCCGCCGACGATTCCCGTCGGGCAGCGCAACGGCCTCATCGCCACCTGGAACGGCGGCTTCAGGATCACCGACGGCACCTCCAAGGGAGGTTTCTACCTCGACGGTCGCACCGACTCCACCCTGCGCGTCGGCGCCGCCTCCGAGGTCTTCTACCGCGACGGCTCCATCCGCGTCGGAACCTGGGGCCGCGACGTCACGATGACTCCGCAGGTCGTCGGCGTGCGCCAGTGTCTGCAACTGATGGTCGACGGCGGCTTGCTCGCGTCGGACATCGATGTGCCGTACGCCTACGGTTGGGCCTACCAGGGCAAGAAGTACGTGGAACGCTCGGGCGTCGGCGTAACGGCGAACGGGGACATCGTCATGGTGGTCGGCCAGGCCCTCTCTGCCCGCACGCTGGCCGAACTCATGCAGCACGCGGGCGCGGTCAGGGCCATGCCGCTCGACATGAACGGCGCCTGGCCCTCGTTCATGAGCTACGACGCGAGCGTCAACCCGGCGAACCCCAAGCCCGCCAACCTCCTCGACTTCGGCGAGGCCGCCGACCGATACTACACCCAGGCCACCCGCGACTTCGTCGCCGTGTACGCGAGGTGACGGCCAGGACTTCCGAGCCCCCGGTACTCCCACCTCGCCCGGCCAGAAACCCCATGCCGGCAAGACGGACGATCCGGACGTCCGCGATCACCGGGATCAGTGCCCGGAGGCGCGGCTGGCCCGGACGAGTCGTGAGGGACGGGAGCCGGCGGTCGTGCTTTCGAGCGCCAGGCTCGCGACCCGGTGCGGAGCCATGTGCGACCACGGCCGGACATCTGCCCTGCGCGCGGCGTCCTGCTGGCGGGTCCGAACAGCAGCCCAAGCCCGCCGCCACCGGCGGCACGCTCCCCCCAGCGGTACCAGCCGCCAGTAGCACAGGAGAAGAGGGGGCCCGGCGATGAGCAAGGCGGTCAACGCCCCTCCGACGGCGGTCCAGACAAAGTTGCTGACGGTCTCCGGAGCCCTAGGCACTCCAGCGGCTGCGGTAAGCTCGGCCGCACTCGCTGTGCCGCACACGGCGTAATGGCCTGACGCGCTCCAGACCGCCACGGAGACCAGTACTGCGGACAGCCGGACGGCCATCCCGAACCCGTATCCGCGCAACGCCCTCACGCCCCTCGCTTCGCCGCCGCAGGGCGGACCGACCGCTGCCATGCCTTACTGCGACCATGCCGCCCACCCGTCAGGATGACCACACCTGCTGCTCTTTCTGGGTCAAGTTGACCCCTCCAACGGCAGATCATCTCTGCGCATTCGTGCCCCGCTCGGCCGCGACACGCCGACAATGGCGGGGCCGACGTCCCAACGGGTCAACGTGGCGGCCTTTGGACGACGCCGAGGCCCGGGTTCCGTGCCTGCATGATGGTGGGCCAGACTGGAGCATGTGGACCGACGCCGCTGTTCGTGGTCCGCGATTTCCTCCCGGGCCTTGGCGGCCGTCGCTCAGCGGCGCCAGACTACGAAGCCGTAGGCAGGCTGCGCCGTTGCGACGGTCCAACCGCGCGGGTGGCCGGGCCAACTCGCCTTGGCCGGGACTCCTGGTGGCGCCTTCAGCACAGCGACGTTCGCCGTCAACGGCACGCGGTCCCGGATGAAGTCGACGTCCCACAGTCTTCCCCGATAGATCTGATACGTCTGCTCGCACCGAAGTGCCCAGGGCAGGCTGGTACTTATGGCCACCCGGTCGCCACTGTGCAGTCCTGCCGCGCGGGGAAAGCCCGTGGCTACCCACAGCGACTCGTGCCCGGGCCGGGACACCTCCACCGTAATGACAGTGGTCGCGAATACGGCGAACCCGGCCAAAAAGGCCACAACGCAGCGGACGCCCCGGCGTCCGAGCAAGGCACCCCCCACGCACAGAGAGAACACCATGATTGCGGCCGCTGTAGACCGCGGCAGATCAAAGGCGTGCCAGTCGCCCGCGAGGAAGGACGAGTCCGGCAGGGCCCAGAGTACGAAATTGTCCGTGCGCAGCAGTGAACCCGCCAACAGGAGCACGCTTGCGCCGCACAGCCCGACCAACGCGAAGACTGCCGCCGCATGCCGGAGCAGAGCCTTGCGCCCGAGGCGGTACAAGGCAGCGACGCCGACCACGAACAGCGCCGGGGCGAAGACCGAGAGATACCGGGCGTAGACGTTGTCGTCCAGCCGGTGGTCATCGGGTAGGGCCGCGGCGGCCGCACCTGCCACGAGTAGCACAGCGATCAGCAGCGCGGCGCTGACGATCCGGTCGGCCGGGGTTGCCCGCCGGCGCGCCACCGTCGCCGCACACACCACCGCGCCCAAGCCGCCGGTGCCCCACGTCGAGGTGACGAGGTACCAGATCTGGCCGAGCATCCGGCCGGTGTTCCGGCCCAGCAGCCCGGTGTTCAGCAGGCCGTCCAGCGCCTTCTGGCCCACGGCCGAGGGAGGGCTGTAGAAGAACTGTCTGTGCAGATAGGCGGCGAGTAGTTCGGCGGCCAGCACACCGAGGGCCAGTGCTGTGCCGGCGGCGAGTCCTGCCGGCCACGGCACCCGGGGGCGAACCAGAGCCGTCAGCAGCACCGCGCCACTGACCACCACCAGCACCGTCCCCCGGTCGTGCACCGACATGGCGTATCCCGCCGCAAGGCCGAACCCCACGCCGTACCGCGCCCGCACTCGGACCGAACCGTCCACCAGCAGTCCGTGCAGGCACAGCAGCCAGGCCAGCACGACCGAAGGGAGGACCGTCTCGGTCAGCGCGAACTGTGAGTAGAAGACGACCGGCGGGAGCAGCGCGGTCGTGCCCGCGATCACCAGGGCCGCCGCATGTCCGATACGCCTCCGCCGCAACGCCGTGAAGGCGAGCGGCACCACCAAAGCGCTGACCAGGGCATTGATGACCAGCGCCAGTCGGTAGGCAGTGACCGGACTGCTCGTGACCGCCAGCGCGGGCGCGATGATCATTGAGTACCCGCCCGGGACCACCACCCCCGCCGGACTGGCGGTGGCACTGCCACCCGCCAGCACCCTGGCGATGACCAGGTACGCCTCCTCGTCCGCGTGGATACTCGGTACAGCGCGGTCTCGGACCAGGTACATCCGGAACGCGACCTCGCCGAGGTAGACCGCCAGGACCATGGCTGTCCAGAGGACTCGCTGCCGGTCCGGCGTCTCAGTGGTCGCGTCAGGCATGCCGGTTCGCTTCCGTCAGGTCAGGGGGACCAGGGTTGCGCCCGAGCTGGCCCTCCAGCGCGCCTCCTCGCTGGTGCTCTGCACAACGACCCGATCGGGGGTGCGTTGCTCGACCGCCTGGGTGAAAGGCAGCCTGACAACCCGTCGGCTTCTCGGGCGGCGCCAAGGGCGCGCACACCGGGGGAGTAGGGTGCTCCGGCTCTAGCGGGGGCGCGGCGCCGTCATGGAACGCCACCGGGGAGTCGGTTCCCCGGTGGTGCCCAATGCTGGGTAGTTATCGGATTTCCGCTGGTGGCAAGGGGTTTCAGCGTCGGATCGTGACGCGGGCAACGGGGCCACGTTGAAATGGTCCGCCAAGACTGCTGATCTTCGAGGTGCCCCGTTGCCCGTACGTCATTGTGCCGCACCACCCGGTCTGGCAAGGCTCTCGCATGAGCTCGTTGTGGCCGCGGGGCCGTTCGGGCCGGGTCGTCTGGGCGAGTTGACGCAGGTCGTGCCGTTTGAGCTCGTCGATGCGGTCCTTGAGGGGTCGGGCTGCGTGCAACGCCGCCTGCAGGATCTTCCGTCGCGGGTCGGGGTCTACTTCCTGCTGGCGATGTGCCTGTTCCCGGAGGTCGGCTACCGGCT includes:
- a CDS encoding phosphodiester glycosidase family protein gives rise to the protein MTNHDADIPPTHAGRPTPPEPILRQAPRRHGATAPPPRRRGRRRMLPWKHPRDLTRTQRHRRRIVTRGLLATGLACAGWLGWSIGQALTYPGRDGVEARLAEWGRDHHLGLAVNQLEDWQYALNPPRVGGSLTAAELARMRATQEAAPQGGAVPLRVPMPTSITPRLPGEGVWRALVTSHGLPLVQGTYVRPDAEHSSYEAAIAWISASHARFFLHPGFREPGGSFSVPPTIPVGQRNGLIATWNGGFRITDGTSKGGFYLDGRTDSTLRVGAASEVFYRDGSIRVGTWGRDVTMTPQVVGVRQCLQLMVDGGLLASDIDVPYAYGWAYQGKKYVERSGVGVTANGDIVMVVGQALSARTLAELMQHAGAVRAMPLDMNGAWPSFMSYDASVNPANPKPANLLDFGEAADRYYTQATRDFVAVYAR